ATCATGGAGAATAATCCTTTCTTCATTTCACCACCATACCAGGTTCCGCCGATTAACTGAATTTTTTCTGTTAAGTTGAATGCCACATAAACCTCAGAGTTCAATCCGTGAGCAGCATACTCTTTAAAATTTGTTTTAGAACCATTCATTACTACGAAATCAGGCTCTCCGAAGTTTTCCAGTTCTTCTTCTGTAGGACGGATAAACATGTTTTTCACAAAATGTGCCTGCCATGCCACTTCCATAATAAAACGCACTTTTAAACGTGTGTTTTCGTTAGCTCCACAGAAAGTGTCCACTACATATAATTTTTTCCCGGAAAGCTGGTCAACCGTAGTTTTCTTTAAAGCATCCCAGGTTTCCTTTGTAATTGGCTTATTATCATTTACTGCTTTTTCTGATGTCCACCAAATAGTATCTTTTGTAATATCGTCTTTAACTATGTATTTATCCTTAGGGGATCTTCCTGTAAAAACACCCGTCATCACGTTAACAGCTCCCAGTTCCGTCAACTGCCCTTTCTCAAATCCCTCTAGCTCCGGATTCAATTCTTCATTATATAGGTAATCATACGATGGATTATAAATAATTTCAACCGTATTTTCGATACCGTATTTCTCTAATGAAATTGTATTAGTAACATTCATAACTTAAAAATGTGTTGTTTGTTATTTAAGAACGCAAAAGTAAAAATTTAATTTTATAATAATTTTTTTTTAATAAATATTATGCTTTTTTCCTGATTAGCTGTACAAAGAGTATTCCCCATGCCAATATCAGTAAAAGACCACCAACAGGCGTAATAGGTCCCAGCACCTTAAAATCGCAGCCCGTTACAGCCTTTGTTGCCAACAGGTAAATGGATCCTGAAAAAAATAACACTCCCGTAACCACTAAATAGAAGATTGTTTTTTTAGCTTTTTCCGTAAGCATGGCCGTGGTACCCACAAATAATAAAAACAGAGCATGATACATCTGGTATTTTACTCCTGTTTCAAAAGTGGCCAGCTGTGCTTCATCCAGAACCTGTTTTAATCCGTGAGCGCCAAAAGCACCCAATATTATTGCAACAGCTCCCATGATAGCTGCTACTCCGGCTATTTTTCTATCCATATTTTCAAAATTATGCTCAAAGTTACTATTATTTTAAAAAGTTAAATAATGATATTAATCATCTTTTATGTTTTTAAAGAATATAACAAATTCCTATTTTCGTAGACTTTTTAAAACAAACAACTAAAATGAGACATATTTTAATCATCGGAGCCGGTCGCTCGGCTTCGTCGCTCATTAAATATTTATTAGATAAATCGGAACAGGAAAATTTACATTTAACCATAGGCGATTTATCATTGGAATTAGCTCAAAAGAAGACCAATAATCACCCAAGAGCAACGGCTATTGCTTTTGACATGTTTGATGATGCGCAGCGTAAAACCGAAATCCAGAAAGCAGACATCGTAATTTCCATGTTGCCGGCTTACCTGCACATTGAAGTTGCCAAAGATTGTATTGCCTATAAAAAACACATGGTAACCGCTTCTTATATTTCGGACGCCATGCAGGAACTGAACGAAGCCGCCATTGCCAACAATCTTGTGTTTATGAATGAGATCGGACTGGATCCGGGTATTGACCACATGAGTGCCATGAAGGTTTTGGATGAAATTCGCGGAGAAGGCGGAAAAATAATCCTGTTCGAATCTTTCTGCGGCGGATTAGTTGCCCCGGAATCCGATAACAATTTATGGAATTATAAGTTTACATGGAATCCCCGTAATGTTGTTTTAGCCGGACAGGGCGGAGCCGCTAAATTCATCCAGGAAGGAACCTACAAATACATTCCGTACCACAAACTGTTCCGAAGAACAGAGTTCCTGGAAGTGGAAGGTTACGGCCGTTTTGAAGGTTATGCAAACCGTGATTCCCTTAAATACAGAAGCGTTTACGGTTTAGACAATGCCTTAACCGTTTTTAGAGGTACCATTCGCCGTGTAGGCTATTCCAGAGCCTGGGATATGTTTGTACAATTGGGAATGACAGACGATTCATACACTATTGACAATACCGAAACCATGAGCTATCGGGAGTTTGTGAATTTGTTTTTACCATATCACCCGACAGATTCTGTTGAGATCAAACTTCGCCATGTCCTTAAAATCGACCAGGACGATGTTGTATGGGATAAATTATTAGAACTGGACCTGTTTAACGCCAATAAAATTATCGGCCTTAAAAACGCCACTCCGGCGCAAATCCTTGAAAAGATCCTGACGGACAGCTGGACTTTAGCACCGGATGACAAAGACATGATTGTCATGTATCACAAAATCGGTTATGAGGTAAACGGCGAAAAGAAACAGATTGACGCTACTATGGTTTGCATCGGCGACGACCAGACTTACACTTCAATGGCAAAAACCGTAGGACTGCCGGTTGCTATGGCAACGCTTCAGATCCTGAACGGCAATATTAAAACGCCGGGTGTACAGCTTCCGATCAACAAAGAAGTATACCTTCCTATACTGAAAGAACTGGAAGAATACGGTGTGATTTTTAAAGAAAAAGAAGTAGCCTACAAAGGATACAAATAAAAAACAAAAAAGGCTGACTGTAACAAATCAGCCTTTTTTACTTTAATAAAGCATTTCATTTTGTAACTTTAACTTCAAATTATCACCAATGAAGATAAATTCCTTACAAATTGAAATGGACGGAATCGACAAGGAAATCCTCCGTTACCTGATGGAAGATGCCCGGAAACCGATTTTACAGATAGCCAACAAAATTGGTATTTCCGGTGCGGCCATACACCAGCGGCTGCGAAAACTGGAACAGGCCGGTGTGATTACCGGTTCCCGTTTTACCGTTAGTCCGAAAATTTTAGGCTACAGTACGATGGCATTTGTTGGTATTTACCTGGATAAAGCTTCCCGGAATCCGGAAGCTGTAAGGGAATTAAAAAAAATACCGGAAGTACTGGAATGCCATTATACAACCGGAAACTGGAGCATTTTAATCAAACTGATCTGCCATGACAACGAGCATTTAATGCAGTTGCTCAACAAAAAGATACAGGCAATTGAGGGTGTTTCCCGTACGGAAACATTCATTTCACTAGACCAGCAGATCGAACGGCAGATTCAATTATAACCATAAAAAAATCCGGTACTTGCGCACCGGATTTTTTTTACTTTATATTTTCAGATTAATCTCTTCTTCCAAAAACCTGGAAAGCCCAGTATACCAAGGATGCCAAAGCACCAATTGCAGCTACCACATAGGTTCTTGCAGCCCATTTCAAGGCATCTTCCGCTCCGGCATATTCCTGCTGGCTCAGCATGTTCTTATTTTTCAGCCATGCCAAAGCACGGTTACTGGCATCATATTCGACCGGCAAGGTGACAAAACTAAAAACAGTGGCTACACCCATTAACACCAAACCTAATATGGCAATATAAAATCCGAAACCAACTTTTGCCGCAGCGCCTAAAATCAAACCACCAACCACTAACCATTGTGACATACCCGAGGTAACACTCACCATTGGTACCATTTTGGAACGCATTTGCAGCATTCCGTAAGCGGTGGCGTGCTGAACAGCGTGTCCGCATTCGTGTGCCGCTACTGCCGCTGCCGCTGCATTTCTTTCATTGTATACCGCCTCACTTAAGTTAACCGTTTTATCTACCGGATTATAGTGATCCGTCAGTCTTCCGGGAGTCGAAATAACCTTTACATCATAAATTCCGTTATCGGCAAGCATTTTCTCGGCTATTTCCGCTCCGGACATTCCGTTACGCAAATGCACCTTTGAATATTCTTCAAACTTGCTCTTTAATTTGTGGCTTACAATCCAGCTTACTAAAGCAATTCCTCCTAATAAAATATAATATCCTAACATCGTTTTTACTTTTTAGTTTTCTAAAATTACTAAAACAACATCAAATTACAAGCCAATTAGGACTCTCTTAACAGAATCTGCAATTTTGTCAGTCCGGTTTATCCTACTAAATTGATGATTTTTCCGGGAACAATAATCACTTTTTTCGGTGCATTTCCGTTTAATTGTGCTTTTGTTCTTTCGTCTTCCATCACAATTTTCTCAATTTCTTCTGCTGTTAAATCCATGGGCAGTTCAATTTTGAAACGCATTTTTCCATTAAAAGAAACCGGGTATTCCTTACTGCTTTCTACCAGGTGCTGTGCATCAAATACCGGGAAAGGCACTTTTGAAACGGAACCTTCGTTCCCCAAGGCACTCCATAATTCTTCTGCGATATGCGGAGCATACGGAGAAATTAAAACCGCCAATGGTTCCAGGATCGCTCTTTCATTGCATTTTGCCGCCGATAATTCATTTACCGCGATCATAAATCCGGAAACCGAAGTATTGAACGAGAAGTTCTCTATATCTTCCTGTACTTTCTTAATGGTTTTATGCAACGTTTTTAAGGCTTCTTTGCCTGGCTCGTTATCCGTAACGATCAAACCGTTATCGTCAAAATACAAACGCCATAGTTTTTTCAGGAATCCTGACACTCCGGTAATTCCGGCTGTATTCCATGGTTTTGCCTGCTCTAACGGTCCTAAGAACATTTCATACAAACGCAACGTATCGGCTCCGTACTGTTCACAGATATCATCCGGGTTTACGACGTTGTACCATCTTTTCGACATTTTCTCAACTTCTCTTCCAACAATATATCTATCATTTTCCAGAATAAATTCAGCATTTGCAAATTCAGGTATCCATTTTCTCAATCCATCAATACTGATCTCATCAGAAGCATTAACCAAATTAACATCAACTCTTATTTCTTCTGTCTGATAATCCCCTCTTAAATTTTTAGAAACATATTTATTTGTTCCGGATACACGATAAACGATAGCACTCATTCCTAAAATCATTCCCTGATTAATCAGTTTTTTGAACGGTTCTTCGGTTGGCGCCAATCCTTTATCTTTTAAGAATTTGTTCCAGAAACGGGAATATAGCAAGTGGCCGGTAGCGTGTTCGCTTCCGCCGATATACAAGTCTACATTTTCCCAATATTTCAAAGCTTCTTCCGAAGCAAATGCTTCTGCATTATGAGCGTCCATATAACGCATCCAGTACCAGGAGCTTCCCGCCCAGCCCGGCATTGTATTTAATTCCAACGGAAATACCGTCACCTGATCGATCCGGTCATTGCTTACCACCTGATTGTTTTGCGTATCCCAGGCCCAAACCGTTGCATTTCCTAACGGCGGCTGTCCGTCTTCTGTTGGCAGGTATTTTTCCACCTCCGGCAATACGATCGGCAGGTATTGTGCTTCGATCATTTGCGGCAGGTCGTTTACATAATATACCGGGAACGGTTCTCCCCAATAACGTTGTCTGGAGAATACCGCATCACGCAAACGGTAGTTGGTCTTTCCGTTTCCTTGTCCTAATTTTTCAAGGGCTTCAATTGCTTTTTTTGTAGCTTCTTTATAATTCAGTCCGTTTAAGAAATCGGAATTACCGATGATGGTTTTTTCTTTATCGCCAAAAGCTTCTTCCGAAATATCCACTCCTTCAAAAATATTCTGAATCGGAATATTAAAATGTTTGGCAAAGGCATAATCTCTTTCATCACCGCAAGGCACTGCCATAACAGCTCCGGTTCCGTATCCTGCCAATACATAATCCCCTATCCACACCGGAATCGGTTCTTTGGTAAAAGGATGTTCTGCATACGCTCCTGTAAAAACACCGGAAATGGTTTTCACATCTGCCATACGCTCTCTTTCACTTCGTTTTGCCGTAGCCGTAACATACGCCTCCACAGCTTCTTTTTGTTCCGGAGTAGTGATCTTAGCCACCAATTCGTGTTCCGGTGCCAAAGTCATAAAAGTTACCCCGAAAATCGTATCGGGACGGGTCGTGAATACTTCCACAACCGCATCATGGTCTTTCAGGTTAAACGTAACGGAAGCTCCAACGGATTTCCCGATCCAGTTACGCTGGCTTTCCTTGATGCTTTCACTCCAGTCGATGGTTTCCAATCCCTGTAGCAAACGCTCTGCATAGGCAGAAATGCGCATACTCCATTGTGTCATCTTTTTACGGATAACCGGATGTCCGCCACGTTCGGAAACACCGTTTATAATTTCATCATTTGCCAATACCGTCCCCAAAGCCGGACACCAGTTTACTTCGGTTTCTGCCAGATAGGTCAACCGGTACTGCAACAATATCTTTTCTTTTTCTTCTTTGGTAAAGGCATTCCACTGCGCTGCCGAAAACGGTGCTATATTCTCGTCACAAACCGCATTTACGCCGGCATTGCCTTCTTTTTCAAAAACAGCTGTCAAAGTAGCGATATCTTCCGCTTTGTCAGTATCGATATTGTACCAGGAGTTAAACAATTGGATAAAAATCCATTGTGTCCATTTGTAATAATCCGGGTTTGACGTGCGCACTTCTCTGCTCCAGTCGAATGAAAAGCCTATTTTATCCAATTGCTCGCGGTAACGGGCAATGTTTTCTTTTGTTGTTTTTTCAGGATGCTGACCGGTTTGAATGGCATATTGTTCTGCCGGTAATCCGAAACTGTCGTATCCCTGCGGATGCAGTACGTTAAATCCTTTATGACGTTTGTATCGCGCATAAATGTCTGAAGCGATATAGCCCAGCGG
This region of Flavobacterium inviolabile genomic DNA includes:
- a CDS encoding DUF423 domain-containing protein, which translates into the protein MDRKIAGVAAIMGAVAIILGAFGAHGLKQVLDEAQLATFETGVKYQMYHALFLLFVGTTAMLTEKAKKTIFYLVVTGVLFFSGSIYLLATKAVTGCDFKVLGPITPVGGLLLILAWGILFVQLIRKKA
- a CDS encoding saccharopine dehydrogenase family protein; protein product: MRHILIIGAGRSASSLIKYLLDKSEQENLHLTIGDLSLELAQKKTNNHPRATAIAFDMFDDAQRKTEIQKADIVISMLPAYLHIEVAKDCIAYKKHMVTASYISDAMQELNEAAIANNLVFMNEIGLDPGIDHMSAMKVLDEIRGEGGKIILFESFCGGLVAPESDNNLWNYKFTWNPRNVVLAGQGGAAKFIQEGTYKYIPYHKLFRRTEFLEVEGYGRFEGYANRDSLKYRSVYGLDNALTVFRGTIRRVGYSRAWDMFVQLGMTDDSYTIDNTETMSYREFVNLFLPYHPTDSVEIKLRHVLKIDQDDVVWDKLLELDLFNANKIIGLKNATPAQILEKILTDSWTLAPDDKDMIVMYHKIGYEVNGEKKQIDATMVCIGDDQTYTSMAKTVGLPVAMATLQILNGNIKTPGVQLPINKEVYLPILKELEEYGVIFKEKEVAYKGYK
- a CDS encoding Lrp/AsnC family transcriptional regulator, whose product is MKINSLQIEMDGIDKEILRYLMEDARKPILQIANKIGISGAAIHQRLRKLEQAGVITGSRFTVSPKILGYSTMAFVGIYLDKASRNPEAVRELKKIPEVLECHYTTGNWSILIKLICHDNEHLMQLLNKKIQAIEGVSRTETFISLDQQIERQIQL
- a CDS encoding zinc metallopeptidase — encoded protein: MLGYYILLGGIALVSWIVSHKLKSKFEEYSKVHLRNGMSGAEIAEKMLADNGIYDVKVISTPGRLTDHYNPVDKTVNLSEAVYNERNAAAAAVAAHECGHAVQHATAYGMLQMRSKMVPMVSVTSGMSQWLVVGGLILGAAAKVGFGFYIAILGLVLMGVATVFSFVTLPVEYDASNRALAWLKNKNMLSQQEYAGAEDALKWAARTYVVAAIGALASLVYWAFQVFGRRD
- the leuS gene encoding leucine--tRNA ligase, which encodes MKYNPNEIEAKWQKFWSEDQTFKAENNSSKPKYFVLDMFPYPSGAGLHVGHPLGYIASDIYARYKRHKGFNVLHPQGYDSFGLPAEQYAIQTGQHPEKTTKENIARYREQLDKIGFSFDWSREVRTSNPDYYKWTQWIFIQLFNSWYNIDTDKAEDIATLTAVFEKEGNAGVNAVCDENIAPFSAAQWNAFTKEEKEKILLQYRLTYLAETEVNWCPALGTVLANDEIINGVSERGGHPVIRKKMTQWSMRISAYAERLLQGLETIDWSESIKESQRNWIGKSVGASVTFNLKDHDAVVEVFTTRPDTIFGVTFMTLAPEHELVAKITTPEQKEAVEAYVTATAKRSERERMADVKTISGVFTGAYAEHPFTKEPIPVWIGDYVLAGYGTGAVMAVPCGDERDYAFAKHFNIPIQNIFEGVDISEEAFGDKEKTIIGNSDFLNGLNYKEATKKAIEALEKLGQGNGKTNYRLRDAVFSRQRYWGEPFPVYYVNDLPQMIEAQYLPIVLPEVEKYLPTEDGQPPLGNATVWAWDTQNNQVVSNDRIDQVTVFPLELNTMPGWAGSSWYWMRYMDAHNAEAFASEEALKYWENVDLYIGGSEHATGHLLYSRFWNKFLKDKGLAPTEEPFKKLINQGMILGMSAIVYRVSGTNKYVSKNLRGDYQTEEIRVDVNLVNASDEISIDGLRKWIPEFANAEFILENDRYIVGREVEKMSKRWYNVVNPDDICEQYGADTLRLYEMFLGPLEQAKPWNTAGITGVSGFLKKLWRLYFDDNGLIVTDNEPGKEALKTLHKTIKKVQEDIENFSFNTSVSGFMIAVNELSAAKCNERAILEPLAVLISPYAPHIAEELWSALGNEGSVSKVPFPVFDAQHLVESSKEYPVSFNGKMRFKIELPMDLTAEEIEKIVMEDERTKAQLNGNAPKKVIIVPGKIINLVG